One genomic region from Cetobacterium sp. 8H encodes:
- a CDS encoding Rrf2 family transcriptional regulator, whose product MKISTKVRYGVKALVYIAEASQKGNLARIKEISEAEDISVQYLEQILFKLKNENIIQGKRGPNGGYKLSIEPEDITLHELYKILDEDVKVIDCNENNKTKNCSCVDDECSSTCIWSKLDIAMTKILEDTTLAELIKNKDMI is encoded by the coding sequence ATGAAAATAAGTACAAAAGTTAGATATGGAGTAAAAGCTTTAGTATATATAGCGGAAGCTAGTCAAAAAGGAAATCTTGCTAGAATAAAGGAGATATCGGAAGCAGAAGATATCTCTGTTCAGTATTTAGAGCAGATATTATTTAAATTGAAAAATGAAAATATAATTCAAGGGAAAAGAGGTCCTAATGGTGGTTATAAACTTTCAATAGAGCCCGAAGACATAACGTTACATGAATTATATAAAATATTAGATGAAGATGTAAAAGTGATAGATTGTAATGAAAATAATAAGACTAAAAATTGCTCTTGTGTAGATGATGAATGTTCAAGTACATGTATTTGGAGCAAGTTAGATATAGCGATGACAAAAATATTAGAGGATACTACTTTAGCAGAGTTAATAAAAAATAAGGATATGATATAG
- the mtaB gene encoding tRNA (N(6)-L-threonylcarbamoyladenosine(37)-C(2))-methylthiotransferase MtaB, whose product MNFNKKVAFYTLGCKVNQYESESLKNQLVKLGYEEENFENKADIYIVNSCTVTSIADKKTRNILRRAKKLNPDSIVIVTGCYAQTNSKELLEIEEIDFVVGNSNKSELVNFIKDIESKKTKILSEDIFQEKAYEEYEFATLREMSRAYIKIQDGCNNFCSYCKIPFGRGKSRSRSLESICKEIEILTKEEFKEFIIIGINLGAYGEDLEADVDLEKLLETIVKIDGVERVRIGSMYPDKISDGFIEIMKNNSKLMPHLHISLQSCDDTVLKRMRRHYGASLIEERLLKLRDNIENMEYTADVIVGFPGETDEMFENTYNLIKQIGFSDLHVFQYSDREKTLASTFTDKIDGNVKKQRAEKLEALRKEMAEERRKQYIGKELEVLVEEIKEDGCSYGYSENYLRVKTLNAIADVNELVKVEISKLEKELLIANEKGKRD is encoded by the coding sequence ATGAATTTTAATAAAAAAGTTGCTTTTTACACTTTAGGGTGTAAAGTTAATCAATACGAAAGTGAAAGTTTAAAAAACCAGCTTGTAAAGCTAGGTTATGAAGAAGAAAATTTTGAAAACAAAGCGGATATATATATAGTTAATTCTTGTACTGTAACAAGTATTGCTGATAAAAAGACAAGAAACATTTTAAGAAGAGCAAAAAAATTAAATCCTGATTCGATTGTAATAGTTACGGGATGTTATGCACAAACAAACTCAAAAGAACTTTTAGAAATAGAGGAAATAGATTTTGTAGTTGGGAACAGTAATAAAAGTGAATTAGTTAATTTTATAAAAGATATTGAATCGAAAAAGACAAAAATTTTATCTGAAGATATCTTTCAAGAGAAAGCATATGAAGAATATGAATTCGCAACACTAAGAGAGATGTCAAGAGCATATATAAAAATACAAGATGGATGTAATAATTTTTGTTCTTACTGTAAAATTCCTTTTGGAAGAGGAAAAAGTAGATCTCGTTCTTTAGAGAGTATCTGCAAAGAGATCGAAATACTTACAAAAGAAGAGTTTAAAGAATTTATAATTATTGGAATAAATCTAGGAGCTTATGGAGAGGATTTAGAAGCTGATGTAGATTTAGAAAAGTTGCTAGAAACTATTGTAAAGATTGATGGAGTAGAAAGAGTAAGAATAGGATCTATGTATCCAGATAAAATTTCAGATGGATTTATAGAGATTATGAAAAATAATTCAAAATTGATGCCTCACTTACATATTTCTTTACAATCTTGTGATGATACAGTTCTAAAAAGAATGAGAAGACATTATGGAGCATCTCTAATTGAAGAAAGATTATTAAAATTAAGAGATAATATAGAAAATATGGAGTATACAGCAGACGTTATAGTTGGATTCCCAGGAGAAACAGATGAGATGTTTGAAAATACATATAATCTTATAAAACAGATAGGTTTTTCTGATTTACACGTTTTCCAATACTCAGATAGAGAGAAGACATTAGCTAGCACATTTACAGACAAGATTGATGGAAATGTAAAAAAACAAAGAGCTGAAAAACTTGAAGCTCTTAGAAAAGAAATGGCAGAAGAGAGAAGAAAACAATATATAGGTAAAGAGTTGGAAGTTTTAGTAGAAGAGATAAAAGAAGATGGGTGCTCATATGGGTACAGTGAAAACTACCTTAGAGTAAAGACATTAAATGCTATTGCAGATGTTAATGAATTAGTGAAGGTTGAAATTTCAAAATTAGAAAAGGAGCTACTAATTGCAAATGAGAAAGGAAAAAGGGATTAG
- a CDS encoding sensor domain-containing diguanylate cyclase, which translates to MYKNFLDNHRNGILILDKDFKVHYSNKALRKIFKKDSQERCGEFLECFYQNTEKQRCLETSRCSGCDIRRNIKKVLVGELEQIYIENVMYEALLLEEKKEVYLSMEIKRLIEENKIFIAIEFLKVKVNEEMVISDKRVMHDMLDNMGDFIFYKDSDLRYVYANKSFCDFIGIKKINLIGKKDSDFFPEQMSKNWEKTDKYVLEKGSYMEEEKINGRYYKVSKEKIRIDKEDILACVVKDITDEKNEMKKVYVDKLTGVGNRYGYDEEIRKLFQKKDKNYDLALLDLDYLRDLNNNYGHSLGDKVLKYVAKTIKKEGISKVYRIGGDEFAILIEDDKDSLEICKKINDKIKESLIDNKKISTSIGVVNLKYSESILANFNYADTALYESKKKGRGTVTKVKR; encoded by the coding sequence ATGTATAAAAATTTCTTAGATAATCATCGAAATGGGATTTTGATTTTAGATAAAGATTTTAAAGTTCACTACAGTAACAAAGCACTGCGGAAAATTTTTAAAAAAGATTCTCAAGAAAGGTGTGGGGAATTTTTAGAGTGTTTTTACCAAAATACTGAAAAACAGAGATGTTTAGAAACTTCTAGATGTAGCGGATGTGATATTAGAAGAAATATAAAAAAAGTTTTAGTTGGAGAATTAGAACAGATTTATATTGAAAATGTAATGTATGAAGCATTGCTTTTAGAAGAAAAAAAAGAAGTTTATTTGAGTATGGAGATAAAAAGATTAATAGAAGAAAATAAAATATTTATAGCAATAGAATTCTTGAAAGTTAAAGTTAATGAAGAGATGGTAATTTCAGATAAAAGAGTTATGCATGATATGTTAGATAATATGGGAGATTTTATTTTCTATAAAGATAGTGACTTGAGATATGTATATGCAAATAAATCTTTCTGCGATTTCATAGGGATAAAGAAAATAAATCTAATAGGCAAAAAAGATAGTGACTTTTTTCCAGAACAGATGAGCAAAAATTGGGAAAAAACAGATAAATATGTTTTAGAAAAAGGTAGTTATATGGAAGAAGAAAAAATAAATGGTAGATATTATAAAGTAAGTAAGGAAAAAATAAGAATAGATAAAGAAGATATATTAGCATGTGTGGTAAAAGATATAACCGATGAAAAAAATGAAATGAAAAAAGTTTATGTTGATAAGTTGACTGGAGTCGGAAATAGATATGGATACGATGAGGAGATTCGTAAACTTTTTCAAAAAAAAGATAAAAACTATGATTTAGCTCTTTTAGACTTAGATTATCTGAGAGATTTAAATAATAATTATGGACACTCTTTAGGAGATAAGGTTTTAAAATATGTTGCTAAAACTATAAAAAAAGAGGGAATATCAAAAGTGTATAGAATAGGTGGAGATGAGTTCGCTATTCTTATAGAGGATGATAAAGACTCTTTAGAGATTTGTAAAAAAATAAATGACAAAATAAAAGAATCATTGATAGATAATAAAAAAATTTCAACAAGTATAGGTGTAGTAAATTTGAAGTATAGCGAAAGTATTTTAGCAAACTTTAACTATGCTGACACCGCATTATACGAATCAAAGAAAAAAGGTAGAGGGACAGTAACAAAAGTAAAAAGATAG
- a CDS encoding DUF445 family protein — protein MKAILLVIIGSMIGWITNYIAIKMLFRPYKEINLFFFKIQGLIPKRRHEIGLSLAHTIQNELISLDDIMAKLENANIENEMKRVIDEILEKKLATEISSKFPMLAMFLNESTLKKIKDSIRDSIMENKDQITGMLFKTLEKNVDFQEIIIEKIDGFSLEELEKIVFSLAKKELKHIEVVGAILGGLIGIAQFLITVLF, from the coding sequence ATAAAAGCCATACTTTTAGTTATAATTGGATCTATGATTGGATGGATTACAAATTATATTGCAATTAAAATGTTATTTAGACCGTATAAGGAAATAAATTTATTTTTTTTCAAAATTCAAGGGTTGATACCAAAAAGAAGGCATGAAATTGGACTATCATTAGCGCACACAATTCAAAATGAATTGATTTCTTTAGATGATATTATGGCAAAATTAGAGAATGCAAACATAGAAAATGAGATGAAAAGAGTAATAGATGAAATTCTAGAAAAAAAATTAGCGACAGAAATTTCTTCTAAATTCCCGATGCTAGCTATGTTTTTAAATGAATCAACATTGAAAAAAATAAAAGACTCTATAAGAGATTCGATAATGGAAAATAAAGATCAAATAACAGGGATGTTGTTTAAAACTTTGGAGAAAAATGTAGATTTTCAAGAAATAATAATAGAAAAAATAGACGGTTTTTCTTTAGAAGAACTTGAAAAAATAGTATTTTCTTTAGCTAAAAAAGAGTTGAAACATATAGAAGTTGTAGGAGCAATTTTAGGTGGATTGATAGGAATAGCTCAATTCTTAATAACAGTTTTATTTTAA
- a CDS encoding 16S rRNA (uracil(1498)-N(3))-methyltransferase — MISVIISKENIANNIIEITDKNDINHLKNAFRVKVGEVIRAVDGEYEYICEILSIDKKILEAKVLEKNEDKYSTKVQIDAAIGILKNDKMDLSIQKLTEVGITKIIPLLTKRGVAKITEKKDKWDLTAKEAIKQCQAVKLMEIEEPKKLSELKFEEYDLAIVPYECEEDKSLRNVLNKLEKKPTKVLYIIGPEGGFDKEEIEFLEDKGVIPVSLGKRILRAETASIIVGGILANEF, encoded by the coding sequence GTGATAAGTGTTATAATATCTAAAGAAAATATAGCAAATAATATAATAGAAATAACAGATAAAAATGATATAAATCATCTTAAAAATGCGTTTAGAGTAAAAGTTGGAGAGGTTATTAGAGCTGTTGATGGAGAATATGAGTATATATGTGAGATTTTATCAATAGATAAAAAAATCTTAGAGGCCAAAGTTTTAGAAAAAAATGAGGATAAATATTCAACAAAAGTTCAAATAGACGCAGCTATAGGAATTTTAAAAAATGATAAAATGGATTTATCTATTCAAAAATTAACAGAAGTTGGTATAACTAAAATAATCCCATTACTTACAAAAAGAGGGGTTGCAAAAATAACAGAAAAAAAAGATAAGTGGGATTTAACTGCAAAAGAAGCAATAAAACAGTGCCAAGCTGTTAAGTTGATGGAGATTGAGGAGCCTAAAAAGTTATCTGAGTTAAAGTTTGAAGAGTATGACTTAGCAATAGTTCCTTATGAGTGTGAAGAGGATAAATCTTTAAGAAATGTATTGAATAAGTTAGAAAAAAAACCAACAAAAGTGTTGTACATAATCGGTCCTGAAGGGGGATTTGACAAAGAGGAGATAGAGTTCTTAGAAGATAAAGGGGTGATTCCAGTATCTTTAGGGAAAAGAATTTTAAGAGCTGAAACTGCTTCAATTATTGTAGGAGGAATACTAGCAAATGAATTTTAA
- a CDS encoding LytR C-terminal domain-containing protein, whose protein sequence is MRKEKGIRKKNKTGTKLLGSVFLALLAIVFLGVFLTYNLNKNNKNLEKWERYAIIGKNNIIVVYEDKLAVKIPFDVQLDKETTIKNLVDSKNYEMVIDSINNFLPEKVNNYKVVKYSEISLNVKNARNIPEMVIEDKKYILTSGTQALFSDLYGGELKSSGNIVVDILNANGVGGYARQTGEKLKNKLSLTYTAANYEKNTNYSLIKINEVTKENLEDILTNVNEKYFKIKEDNDIPTLASVVLILGREKDIDFKIDIKGTSDNAKSALKELEGLGYKNVYLKNESKKLEKPVIEYNKEDYYTALKVAKKLNIIGMIENNSLDNKLNILMN, encoded by the coding sequence ATGAGAAAGGAAAAAGGGATTAGAAAAAAAAATAAGACAGGAACAAAATTATTAGGAAGTGTATTTTTAGCACTTCTTGCTATAGTTTTTTTGGGTGTATTTTTAACATATAATTTAAATAAAAATAATAAAAACTTAGAAAAATGGGAAAGATACGCAATTATAGGTAAAAATAATATTATAGTTGTATATGAAGATAAGCTTGCTGTAAAAATTCCTTTTGATGTACAACTTGATAAAGAGACAACAATTAAGAATTTAGTAGATTCTAAAAATTATGAGATGGTAATTGATTCAATAAATAATTTTTTGCCTGAAAAAGTTAATAATTATAAGGTTGTTAAATATAGTGAGATATCATTGAATGTTAAAAACGCGAGAAACATACCAGAGATGGTTATAGAAGATAAAAAATATATTTTAACATCTGGTACACAAGCATTGTTTTCAGACTTATATGGTGGAGAGTTAAAAAGCTCAGGAAATATAGTTGTGGACATATTAAATGCAAATGGTGTAGGTGGATATGCGAGACAAACAGGTGAGAAATTAAAAAATAAACTATCATTAACATATACAGCAGCGAATTATGAAAAGAATACAAATTATAGTTTAATAAAAATAAATGAAGTTACAAAGGAAAATCTAGAGGATATACTAACAAATGTAAATGAAAAATATTTCAAAATAAAAGAGGATAATGATATCCCAACTTTAGCAAGTGTTGTATTGATTTTAGGAAGAGAGAAAGATATTGATTTTAAAATTGATATAAAAGGAACTTCGGATAATGCCAAAAGTGCTTTAAAGGAACTTGAAGGTTTAGGTTATAAAAATGTTTATCTAAAAAATGAATCTAAAAAATTAGAAAAACCGGTTATAGAATATAATAAAGAGGATTATTACACAGCTTTAAAAGTTGCTAAAAAACTTAATATTATAGGTATGATTGAAAATAATAGCTTAGATAACAAATTAAATATCTTAATGAACTAA
- the ruvB gene encoding Holliday junction branch migration DNA helicase RuvB: protein MERVVSNKEFEFEGEVQKSLRPKRLSEYIGQESLKEKMEIFIEAAKRRGGCIDHVLLYGPPGLGKTTLAGVIATEMGVNFKVTSGPILDKAGDLAAILTSLEENDILFIDEIHRLNTSVEEILYPAMEDGELDIIIGKGPSARSIRIELPPFTLIGATTRAGLLSSPLRDRFGVVHRMDYYKEDELEGIVKRGGSLLGVKVEDSGAREIALRSRGTPRIANRLLKRVRDYCEIKGNGIVNLQNAVKALNILGVDEQGLDELDRDIITAIIENYGGGPVGVETLALMLGEDRRTIEEVYEPYLVKIGYIKRTSRGRMVTDKAYSHFKAKE from the coding sequence ATGGAGAGAGTAGTTTCTAATAAGGAGTTTGAGTTTGAAGGAGAGGTTCAAAAAAGTTTAAGACCAAAAAGATTGTCTGAATATATAGGACAGGAATCTTTAAAAGAAAAAATGGAAATTTTTATAGAGGCTGCCAAAAGAAGAGGCGGATGTATTGACCATGTATTACTATACGGACCACCAGGACTTGGAAAAACAACTTTAGCAGGAGTAATTGCAACTGAAATGGGAGTTAATTTTAAAGTAACATCAGGTCCGATACTGGATAAAGCGGGAGATTTAGCAGCTATTTTGACATCTTTAGAAGAAAATGATATTTTATTTATAGATGAAATTCACAGACTTAATACATCGGTAGAAGAAATTTTATATCCTGCTATGGAAGATGGAGAGCTAGATATTATAATTGGAAAAGGCCCTTCGGCAAGATCCATTAGAATAGAGCTTCCACCATTTACATTAATAGGTGCAACAACTAGAGCAGGACTCTTAAGTTCTCCTTTGAGAGATAGATTTGGAGTTGTCCATAGAATGGATTATTATAAAGAAGATGAACTAGAAGGAATAGTTAAAAGAGGTGGATCCCTTTTAGGAGTAAAAGTAGAGGATAGTGGAGCAAGAGAGATCGCTCTTAGAAGTAGAGGAACGCCAAGAATTGCGAATAGACTTTTAAAGAGAGTAAGAGATTACTGTGAAATAAAAGGAAATGGAATAGTAAATTTACAAAATGCAGTTAAAGCTTTAAATATTCTAGGAGTTGATGAACAAGGACTTGATGAATTGGATAGAGATATAATAACAGCAATAATAGAAAATTACGGTGGTGGACCAGTAGGTGTTGAAACTCTAGCTTTGATGTTAGGAGAAGATAGACGAACGATAGAAGAAGTTTATGAACCATATTTAGTTAAAATAGGTTATATAAAAAGAACTAGTCGTGGTAGAATGGTTACAGATAAGGCTTATAGTCATTTTAAAGCAAAGGAGTAA
- a CDS encoding sodium:alanine symporter family protein: MHFLETIVNFLNSILWGKNLLVVLLIFSGVFFTFKTNFVQIRFFKHMIALLCEKSDSDDQNLSPFQAFCISTATRVGAGNLAGVVSAISIGGAGSIFWMWIVAFLGSATAFIETTLAILFRERDKNGNFFGGPCFFLKNGLGKKSWGIAFVVTGIICWAGVLQVVSNSVTESFNVAFKLNPFIMSGILTSMAGIIIFGKTDKTAKILDKIVPLMAFLYLAIVFFIIIKNFNLIPNVLSRIFSEAFGLRQGIGGAVGSIIMQGVKRGLFSNEAGTGSAPCAAASANVVHPVQQGLIQSLGVFVDTFVICTATAFVMLLTKESVIANLNGMELLQKSFNYHLGSSFGEIFVAIILFLFCFSTLLGICFYGKVNVKFLTDKEIGQIIFKLFALSMIFIGGIQQNIFMWNLADLGLALMTIINLSGVFPLSKFAFESLKDYESKFIRLKI; encoded by the coding sequence ATGCATTTTTTAGAAACTATTGTTAACTTTTTAAACTCTATCCTTTGGGGTAAAAATTTACTTGTAGTACTGCTTATTTTTTCGGGAGTTTTCTTTACTTTTAAAACAAATTTTGTTCAGATTCGTTTTTTCAAACATATGATAGCTCTTTTATGTGAAAAATCTGATAGTGATGATCAAAATCTTTCGCCATTCCAAGCCTTTTGTATAAGTACCGCGACCAGAGTTGGCGCCGGAAATCTTGCGGGAGTAGTGAGTGCAATCTCTATTGGAGGAGCGGGTTCTATCTTCTGGATGTGGATTGTCGCATTCTTAGGTTCTGCCACAGCTTTTATAGAGACTACACTAGCTATCCTTTTTAGAGAACGTGACAAAAATGGTAATTTCTTTGGAGGTCCTTGCTTTTTTTTAAAAAATGGTTTAGGTAAAAAAAGTTGGGGTATCGCCTTTGTTGTTACTGGAATAATCTGTTGGGCTGGAGTTTTACAAGTTGTCTCTAACTCTGTTACAGAATCTTTCAATGTAGCTTTCAAATTAAACCCATTTATTATGTCTGGAATTCTTACCTCAATGGCTGGAATTATAATTTTTGGAAAAACAGATAAAACAGCTAAAATTTTAGATAAAATAGTTCCATTGATGGCCTTTTTATACCTAGCTATTGTTTTCTTTATAATCATAAAAAATTTCAACCTAATCCCTAATGTTCTATCTCGTATATTTTCTGAAGCATTTGGATTAAGACAAGGAATTGGTGGCGCTGTTGGAAGCATTATAATGCAAGGTGTTAAAAGGGGACTATTCTCAAATGAAGCTGGAACAGGAAGTGCTCCTTGTGCAGCAGCTAGTGCTAACGTTGTCCACCCAGTTCAACAAGGTCTTATTCAAAGTTTAGGTGTATTTGTAGATACATTTGTTATATGTACTGCCACTGCTTTTGTTATGCTTTTAACGAAAGAATCGGTTATAGCAAACTTAAATGGAATGGAACTTTTACAAAAATCTTTTAACTACCATTTAGGATCAAGTTTTGGTGAAATCTTTGTTGCTATTATTTTATTCCTTTTCTGTTTCTCTACTTTACTAGGAATTTGTTTTTACGGAAAAGTTAATGTTAAGTTTTTAACTGACAAAGAGATTGGACAAATAATTTTTAAGCTCTTTGCACTATCTATGATTTTCATTGGTGGAATTCAACAAAATATATTTATGTGGAACTTGGCTGATTTAGGTCTTGCACTTATGACAATAATTAATCTATCTGGTGTTTTTCCACTTTCTAAATTTGCTTTTGAATCGCTAAAAGATTATGAATCAAAATTTATAAGATTAAAAATTTAA